The genomic DNA TAGCGAGGTGGTGGATGATATTCCACTAAATAACGTAGCGATTGACGAGTTTCCTGAATCTATGAAAAAGTTTAATTGGCCGTCATCATGAGAAAGTTCGACAGTTTCAAAACCCCCGAATCCCGAAGCCGAATAAAAATAATTTGCTGAATCGAGTTCATCAGATAAATATGATATTACCAAAAAAGAACGGTTGAATTCGGTTCCGAAACCTGTTACTTCAATTTCACCCTCGCCGTTAGCATTTATCACAATTTCGTTTACGACCGGTGTGTTCTTGATTGAGACTACCGACGCCTTCATACTGGAGGGTATTTTTAGGCTTGTGAATATACCCAACTCTTCACCCCCTGCAAATTCATGATAAACCGAAGCGTACGAATGAACGGTCTCTCCCATTCCGGTAACTGGCAACGTGAAATATTGATTCTTAGGAATCGGAGCAGGAATATCAATATCGGGATATCCGAATTCTCCATCCTTAATTGAAATGTCATCAATGAGATTAGCTATAGTCCATTCGTATATGTAATCTGAAAATGATTTGCCCGGCAGGAAAGTCGAGATTACATTTTCAGCGGATAATTTTCCGTTACTGTCATCCTGTACAAGCATTTTTATTGCGTCCAGCCCAAGTCTCATGGCAGTGTATGTGACCCACAATCCTACTCTTGAATAATCCTGAATCAAATTATCCCAGGTTAAAAGGCCTCGATTGGTCTGAGATAAAAACCTCCCGAACCCTCTACCTGAATATCCCGTCAATAGAGTAGCATATTCCGAAAGTCCCTCGTTTAACCAGGGATCCTCATTAGTGTCATAATTATAATTTATCAAATGCTGAAGCTCATGAGCGGCGGTAGATAAGATTAAACTGCTGCCGAGTTTTCCGGGGTTGGAATCAATATAAAGCAGATCGCCGAAATTGCCGGAAGCCTGAAGATGAGACGGTATCAATTGATCCGCTTGATCAAAATAGCCCGCAACGAAAGCGGGATTTGATGCTGCATCATAATCATCATTAATATCCAATATAAGAATTATCACTTTTCCGTTTCCATCAATATCAGGCGGCGATCCCAGATATTGTATTTCAATAGCAAGAATGCCTTGATTAGGGTTTATGGAAGCTGATGGAGTTTCATTCTCAAATGAATTAACTAATTTATCTATATCGCTTTGGAAAACGTTAATGTTCCATTCAGTTGTATCAACCCACACTTCAACAAGATTTGATTCTGCCACGAGCAAGGCATCAATTGAAACGAACCCAGACTCTCCTAAGACATTTTCCCTTGTGAAAAATTTTCTTATAGCTCCGATCTTATTTAAACCGAGTATTCCGCCGTGTAGAGTCATCTCTGCGAAATTTTCTCGTGAAAACCCCTTTGGAAGAAGCGGAACAGCACATACGCCATTCCCGTGAATCGTTTTCAAATCACCGCCATACAGCTTTTCTGGGTTGGAATGATGCAAAAAAATAAACAGAGCGGATGTGAATAGTAAATTTTTAATTAGACGGAAATAATTCAAATCGGGTTAGAATAGCTTCGGAAATCAGCTGTTTGGCAGCTCTGATTTAAGATCTCGGGTCATTAAATCCCGGACAGCTTTCTCAGGGCTCTTGTTCTCAAACAGGACTTTATATACCTGTTCTGATATAGGCATTTCAATATTGTATTCAAGCGAAAGTTCTCTGATTATCTTTGTTGTATTGACACCTTCTGCCACCATACTCATACTTTCTAATACTTCCTCCAACGGTTTTCCTTTTCCAACTTCCTCCCCCACATGCCTGTTCCGCGAATGTCGGCTCAAGCAGGTAACTATCATATCGCCCATTCCGGCTAAACCTCTAAAAGTTTCTTCTTTAGCTCCCATAGCAACACCTAATCTTGAAATTTCTACAAGCGCTCTTGTCATCAGCGCGGCTTTTGTGTTATCACCGAAACCAGCGCCGTCAACTATTCCCGCTGCAATTGCGATTGTATTCTTGAAAGAGCCTCCATACTCTAACCCCTCAACATCATCACCTGCGTAAACCCTCAGGTATGAAGATGAAAATGTTTCCTGCACAAGCTCTGATGTGCTGTTTGAAGTTGAAGCCGCCACTATCGCCGTAGGAATATCTCTGCTAACCTCTTCGGCATGGCTTGGCCCTGATAATACGCATATAAGGTCATTGCTTCCTTGATTCAGTTCCTCGGCTAATACTGTGCTCATCGTTTTATGTGTTTCAAGTTCTAAACCTTTTGCAACAGAAACAACAGCCTTTATATCTTTCCAGTTTTCCACTGCCCTGTTGACTTTTTCCGCAGTCATTCGGACTACCTGTGAAGGGACCGCAAAAATAATCATTTCCGCTCCGGAAATAGACGATTTAATATCGTTTTCTATCCGCAGATCGTCCGGTAGTTTGATACCCGGTAAAAATATCTTGTTTTCTCTTTCTTTTTTGAGGAGTTCGACCTGCGCATTATCAAATTCCCATACAGTTACATTATGATTATTTTTATATAAATGAATGGCGAGAGTCATTCCCCAGCTTCCCGCTCCTAATACCGAAATATTCATACTCTATAGCCGCTGAAGAAGTCTGACAGTGATTTTAAAGCCATCTCCGCCGTCCAACCGTTTAGCAACGTTTAATCTAATCAAGTCTCTCCCAAATGAATAACCTATTCCAATATTTGATTTAACGTCACCAATGTCAAATGAGGATGAACTGTTTTTCGGACTATTCCCAAGATTCGTCCATCCGGCATCAAAAAAAGCAATAAGGGACATTGTCGAGTAAAACGGTAATGAAGTTAAAGGAAGTTTTCTTATTAATGTCCGGTTGAACAGGTAAT from Candidatus Neomarinimicrobiota bacterium includes the following:
- a CDS encoding NAD(P)H-dependent glycerol-3-phosphate dehydrogenase codes for the protein MNISVLGAGSWGMTLAIHLYKNNHNVTVWEFDNAQVELLKKERENKIFLPGIKLPDDLRIENDIKSSISGAEMIIFAVPSQVVRMTAEKVNRAVENWKDIKAVVSVAKGLELETHKTMSTVLAEELNQGSNDLICVLSGPSHAEEVSRDIPTAIVAASTSNSTSELVQETFSSSYLRVYAGDDVEGLEYGGSFKNTIAIAAGIVDGAGFGDNTKAALMTRALVEISRLGVAMGAKEETFRGLAGMGDMIVTCLSRHSRNRHVGEEVGKGKPLEEVLESMSMVAEGVNTTKIIRELSLEYNIEMPISEQVYKVLFENKSPEKAVRDLMTRDLKSELPNS